The Pseudomonas allokribbensis genome has a window encoding:
- a CDS encoding helix-turn-helix domain-containing protein yields the protein MPIVIQLDVMLALRKVKSKDLAAAIGITEANLSLLKQGKVKGLRLATLDAICEYLNCQPGDLLVRVADEEGEA from the coding sequence ATGCCTATCGTGATTCAACTGGATGTGATGCTCGCGTTGCGCAAGGTCAAATCCAAAGACCTTGCAGCGGCGATCGGCATCACCGAGGCCAACCTGTCGCTGCTGAAACAGGGCAAGGTCAAAGGGCTGCGACTGGCGACGCTGGATGCCATCTGCGAGTACCTCAACTGTCAGCCCGGCGATCTTTTGGTTCGGGTGGCGGATGAGGAGGGCGAAGCCTGA
- a CDS encoding bacteriocin immunity protein, with amino-acid sequence MSDPFIKSNFSDYTEQDFVEFIDEIRKEDKAPTDDRADILLLHFNKIVGHPSKMDLIYYPEPGADTSSSGIARTIATWHEANGLPGFKK; translated from the coding sequence ATGAGCGACCCCTTCATCAAAAGCAATTTCTCTGATTACACCGAACAAGACTTCGTTGAGTTCATTGACGAGATCAGAAAGGAAGACAAGGCACCTACAGATGACCGTGCAGATATTCTATTGCTGCACTTCAACAAGATCGTTGGGCATCCGAGCAAGATGGATCTTATCTACTACCCTGAGCCAGGTGCTGACACGTCGTCCTCTGGCATAGCCCGTACAATCGCGACATGGCATGAAGCAAACGGACTGCCTGGCTTCAAGAAGTGA
- a CDS encoding S-type pyocin domain-containing protein: MDLDKYLFDDEWHRKRPNGGVSWAAWFPPREPEPVYVPTDEWPTPKPRDDLVFAKSCTPDNWCRTDAGTTPEPASSFGKIMVAGAIRFPAASKVVAKAIGADLALGRMAGGGILQQRLNWAIRGAGGPASVFILGMLPARMGDGTLYTDEQLRTLPRATTRVRFQFRRDIDGVMQIYGIHSGDSGDDSVRTVKVEWNNDKTAMEAKLNGITILWTPQRGPLGSMPPLVHPEHGEVLSTILVHPIAANTDSQIEILPGKDITAEDCILVFPAETGLKSLYVVFSKPARLMPGTVTGIGEDVSGVWLDHARGGSGAPIPTSIADSLRGREYSSFDSFRRAFWAEASKDTRLAGQLSEDSLERMRNGKAPRARLADAAGKRISHEIHHVELISQGGEVYNVDNLRVHTPKNHVEIHQD; the protein is encoded by the coding sequence ATGGACCTGGACAAGTACCTTTTCGACGATGAATGGCATCGAAAACGCCCGAACGGCGGTGTCTCATGGGCCGCCTGGTTTCCGCCCCGAGAGCCGGAACCCGTCTACGTTCCAACAGATGAATGGCCAACCCCAAAGCCCCGCGACGATCTGGTATTTGCCAAGTCCTGCACACCGGACAACTGGTGTCGAACGGATGCCGGCACAACACCTGAGCCCGCCTCCAGCTTCGGCAAGATCATGGTGGCGGGCGCCATACGCTTTCCCGCAGCCAGTAAGGTCGTAGCGAAAGCAATCGGCGCCGATCTGGCCTTGGGGCGCATGGCGGGCGGTGGAATTCTGCAGCAACGTCTCAACTGGGCCATACGGGGCGCAGGCGGGCCGGCCAGTGTGTTCATCCTCGGGATGCTGCCGGCCAGAATGGGCGACGGCACCCTTTATACCGACGAACAATTACGCACCCTACCCCGCGCCACCACTCGCGTACGCTTCCAGTTTCGGCGTGACATCGACGGGGTGATGCAGATCTATGGCATTCACTCTGGCGATTCGGGCGACGACTCCGTGCGTACCGTAAAAGTCGAGTGGAACAACGACAAGACCGCCATGGAGGCCAAGCTCAACGGCATCACGATTTTGTGGACGCCGCAACGCGGGCCGCTGGGATCGATGCCGCCGCTGGTTCATCCGGAGCACGGCGAAGTACTGAGTACGATCCTCGTCCACCCGATCGCTGCGAACACCGACAGCCAGATAGAAATCCTGCCCGGCAAAGACATCACCGCCGAGGATTGTATTCTGGTGTTTCCGGCGGAGACCGGGCTGAAGTCGTTGTATGTGGTGTTTTCGAAACCGGCGAGATTGATGCCGGGGACAGTGACGGGGATTGGTGAGGATGTTTCCGGTGTATGGCTTGACCATGCCCGGGGGGGATCTGGCGCGCCAATCCCAACCAGCATTGCCGATTCGCTAAGAGGGCGTGAATATTCCAGCTTTGATTCATTCAGGCGCGCCTTCTGGGCCGAAGCATCAAAAGATACCAGGCTAGCCGGGCAACTCAGCGAAGATAGCCTGGAGCGTATGCGCAACGGAAAGGCGCCTCGCGCCCGATTAGCTGATGCGGCTGGTAAGAGAATCTCTCACGAAATTCATCATGTGGAACTGATATCTCAAGGCGGCGAGGTCTATAACGTTGACAACCTGAGGGTCCACACTCCTAAAAATCACGTCGAAATACACCAGGATTGA
- a CDS encoding DUF2975 domain-containing protein — protein sequence MTTNGLVRFSRRMATMTLILIVAMLLLNAVLWVYPPLAEKEGWGLGFALSERQLSQMVDTATLFPWWQKLGGIVLSSIPLLALASGLNHLRRLFQSYGRGEYFARETAGHLGKVGRAVAIWVLLDFLCEPMLSLWVTQNAPVGERLFTLSITAASFVALFLAACIAVIARILSQASEVDRENRTFI from the coding sequence ATGACCACCAACGGACTCGTTCGATTCAGTCGGCGCATGGCGACGATGACGTTAATCCTGATCGTCGCAATGCTGCTGCTCAATGCTGTGTTGTGGGTTTACCCACCCTTGGCGGAAAAGGAGGGCTGGGGGCTGGGGTTTGCGCTGAGCGAGCGTCAACTGTCACAAATGGTCGACACCGCAACGCTGTTCCCATGGTGGCAGAAGCTGGGCGGGATCGTGCTGTCGAGTATTCCCCTGCTGGCGCTGGCGTCTGGCTTGAACCATTTGCGCCGGCTGTTTCAGAGCTATGGGCGGGGTGAGTATTTCGCCCGTGAAACGGCCGGTCATCTGGGCAAGGTCGGGCGAGCCGTGGCGATCTGGGTGCTGCTGGATTTCCTCTGTGAGCCGATGCTCAGCCTGTGGGTCACCCAGAATGCGCCGGTCGGTGAGCGGCTGTTCACCCTGAGTATCACGGCTGCTTCGTTCGTCGCATTGTTCCTGGCCGCGTGTATCGCGGTGATTGCGCGGATCCTGTCGCAAGCAAGCGAAGTGGACCGGGAAAACCGCACGTTTATATGA
- a CDS encoding DUF2817 domain-containing protein — MHSEFPTQSSYRHQREQFLAAATAAGATLTSYAHPRCGPFGEPLSTDVAVLGDPQAKRRLVALSGTHGVEGYYGSECQIDWLKHFTPGSLPKDVAVVMIHLINPWGTAWLRRVNEDNIDLNRNHLDFNQPLPDNQAYAALHEIYACTDLNGPERQCADALLDGQIAEHGWPAVMSIVEGGQHSHPDGLFFGGFAPSWSNRTLHQIIENHLAGAETVMCFDLHTGAGEYGHPMLLTITQAPYPALARAQSIYGPWLYTLHTGAETLSETGVAATATGYTSQALLNALPNMQLMPFVIECGTYPGPDVHRYLRDDHWLHLHGDPLDATGRKIKQNLLEQFYPADPDWRAMVGLRTRQIWSKGLAALVGEG; from the coding sequence ATGCACAGCGAGTTTCCGACCCAGTCCAGCTACCGCCATCAGCGCGAACAGTTTCTTGCCGCCGCCACCGCGGCCGGTGCGACGCTCACCTCCTACGCACATCCGCGCTGCGGGCCGTTTGGCGAGCCGCTGAGCACCGATGTGGCGGTGCTGGGGGATCCGCAGGCCAAACGGCGTCTGGTGGCGCTCAGCGGCACTCACGGAGTGGAGGGCTACTACGGTTCGGAATGTCAGATCGACTGGTTGAAGCATTTCACTCCGGGCTCGCTGCCGAAGGATGTGGCGGTGGTGATGATTCACCTGATCAATCCGTGGGGCACCGCATGGTTGCGACGGGTCAACGAAGACAACATCGACCTCAATCGTAATCATCTGGATTTCAATCAACCGCTTCCGGACAACCAGGCCTACGCCGCGCTGCATGAGATCTACGCCTGCACCGATTTGAACGGCCCCGAGCGGCAGTGCGCCGATGCCTTGCTCGATGGGCAAATCGCCGAGCACGGCTGGCCGGCGGTGATGTCGATTGTCGAGGGCGGCCAGCACAGTCATCCCGATGGGCTGTTTTTCGGAGGCTTTGCCCCGAGCTGGTCGAATCGCACGCTGCATCAGATCATCGAGAACCACCTGGCCGGTGCTGAAACCGTGATGTGTTTCGACCTGCACACCGGCGCTGGCGAGTACGGTCATCCAATGCTGCTGACGATTACTCAGGCACCGTATCCGGCACTGGCCCGGGCGCAATCGATCTACGGCCCGTGGCTCTACACGCTGCATACCGGTGCCGAGACTTTGAGCGAAACCGGTGTCGCGGCAACCGCTACCGGTTACACCTCGCAGGCGTTGCTTAACGCGCTGCCGAATATGCAGTTGATGCCGTTCGTGATCGAGTGCGGGACTTATCCGGGGCCGGACGTGCATCGCTACTTGCGCGACGATCACTGGCTGCATCTGCATGGCGATCCGCTGGATGCGACGGGGCGCAAGATCAAACAGAATCTGCTGGAGCAGTTCTATCCGGCCGATCCGGACTGGCGGGCGATGGTCGGTTTGCGCACGCGGCAAATATGGTCGAAGGGGCTGGCTGCGTTAGTGGGCGAGGGATAA
- a CDS encoding methyl-accepting chemotaxis protein, which yields MQAFLSPGIKLLGRFGFARKFQLLFLLFILPLAGSLLMIGQDYRDKLNLISGERAGVRQLLALDALDNLLAAQRDRAARWRATETNRQPTPATLAAMAAFDGVQPAVAQATLDLGNALKAEGAEGETLARYQALQTALGGLDSKSLAGVGWWPDGYDRFTNALSALQALREQIAMDNRLILAPWLETYLLTQISTQHAPDLIERVGRLAAVGQASVVSGQFTLQSRLQLRDLRSRIGDAREQLVKTAGLLEARLPPALQGWTGQYHDSLKQLDAGLKVLDDGVFGGSINLKPEDFERSLDALLGNLATLRQQSLVSLDQRLDDYHGSAIRQFIVVATVFGCLLLAALYLFVCLQASIRRSASGITVLAEALRDGNLSLQVPVVGRDELASISTALNVAVVQLRNSLLGVDHETSQLSNAVRSLNDHSSGALSEVEAQQLQISQIAAAATQLAATSQGVAQSCEQASGSAQHTRRIAADSSRDSQRTTASIQQLNQRLNETAAALGRVSEQGQQIQLVVDTIRGVAEQTNLLALNAAIEAARAGEQGRGFAVVADEVRSLSQRTQSSTAQIAGTVDSLRATVNEAVSLMEAACGQAQSDAEAVTGLGERLGEIASAVQSVTDTLAQIATAVEEQASTADEVSGNIQQVDQAAVRLLEGARAVNLAADTLSQGSHALSANTGRFQLR from the coding sequence ATGCAGGCTTTCTTATCACCGGGGATCAAATTGCTGGGGCGGTTTGGCTTCGCGCGTAAATTCCAGTTGTTGTTTCTGCTGTTCATTCTGCCGTTGGCCGGTAGCCTGTTGATGATCGGCCAGGACTATCGCGACAAGCTCAACCTGATTTCCGGCGAACGTGCCGGTGTGCGGCAGTTGCTCGCCCTCGATGCGCTCGACAACCTGCTCGCCGCCCAGCGCGACCGCGCCGCCCGCTGGCGTGCCACGGAAACCAACCGCCAACCGACGCCCGCGACTCTCGCCGCGATGGCCGCATTCGATGGCGTGCAACCTGCCGTCGCCCAAGCCACACTGGATCTGGGTAATGCGTTGAAAGCCGAAGGCGCGGAAGGTGAAACATTGGCTCGCTATCAGGCCCTGCAAACCGCACTCGGTGGTCTGGACTCCAAGAGCCTGGCCGGCGTCGGCTGGTGGCCGGACGGTTACGATCGCTTCACCAACGCCCTCAGTGCCCTGCAAGCGTTGCGCGAACAAATCGCGATGGACAATCGCCTGATCCTCGCGCCATGGCTGGAAACCTATCTGCTGACACAGATTTCCACTCAACATGCACCGGACCTGATCGAACGGGTCGGCCGACTGGCAGCCGTTGGCCAGGCGTCTGTGGTGTCCGGGCAGTTCACCCTGCAAAGCCGCCTGCAACTGCGTGACCTGCGCAGTCGTATCGGCGATGCTCGCGAGCAGCTTGTAAAAACTGCTGGCCTGCTCGAAGCGCGTCTCCCGCCGGCCCTGCAAGGCTGGACCGGGCAATACCACGATAGCCTCAAGCAGCTGGATGCCGGGTTGAAAGTGTTGGATGACGGCGTCTTCGGCGGCAGTATCAATCTCAAACCGGAAGACTTCGAGCGCAGCCTCGATGCCCTGCTCGGTAACCTCGCCACGCTGCGCCAACAATCGCTGGTATCGCTGGATCAGCGCCTGGACGACTACCACGGCTCGGCGATTCGTCAGTTCATCGTTGTGGCGACGGTCTTCGGTTGTCTGCTGCTGGCAGCACTCTATCTGTTCGTCTGCCTGCAAGCCTCGATCCGTCGCAGCGCCAGCGGCATTACGGTGCTCGCCGAAGCCTTGCGCGACGGCAATCTGAGCCTGCAAGTGCCGGTCGTGGGCCGAGATGAACTGGCGTCGATCAGCACCGCGCTCAACGTGGCCGTGGTGCAATTGCGCAACAGCCTGCTGGGCGTCGATCACGAGACCTCGCAACTGAGCAACGCAGTGCGCAGCCTCAACGATCACTCCAGTGGCGCTCTCAGCGAAGTCGAAGCGCAGCAATTGCAGATCAGCCAGATCGCCGCCGCAGCCACGCAATTGGCGGCGACCTCCCAGGGCGTCGCGCAGAGTTGTGAACAGGCCTCCGGCAGCGCCCAACACACCCGCCGCATCGCCGCCGACAGCAGCCGCGACAGCCAGCGCACCACGGCGAGCATTCAACAACTCAACCAGCGCCTGAATGAGACTGCTGCAGCGCTAGGCCGCGTCAGCGAGCAAGGCCAACAGATTCAATTGGTGGTCGATACCATTCGCGGCGTCGCCGAGCAAACCAACCTGCTGGCGCTCAACGCCGCCATCGAGGCCGCTCGTGCCGGTGAACAGGGTCGCGGTTTTGCTGTGGTTGCCGACGAGGTGCGCAGCCTCTCGCAACGCACGCAATCGTCCACCGCGCAGATCGCCGGCACCGTCGACAGCTTGCGTGCGACGGTGAATGAAGCGGTAAGCCTGATGGAAGCCGCGTGCGGCCAGGCGCAATCGGATGCCGAAGCCGTCACCGGGCTGGGCGAACGCCTGGGAGAAATCGCCAGCGCCGTGCAGAGCGTCACCGACACCCTCGCGCAAATCGCCACGGCGGTCGAGGAACAGGCGAGCACCGCCGATGAAGTCAGCGGCAATATCCAGCAGGTCGATCAAGCGGCGGTTCGTCTGCTCGAAGGCGCGCGGGCCGTGAACCTCGCGGCGGACACCTTGAGTCAGGGCAGCCACGCCTTGAGTGCGAATACCGGCAGATTTCAGCTGCGATGA
- a CDS encoding MerR family transcriptional regulator, whose amino-acid sequence MLTIGQMARSHGLTTKTLRHYDSIGLFSPAVTGRDNGYRYYRPEQIVTLGRIIWLKQLGMALEDIRTLASGGGLDSVINLRESLENHARQLKADIQRSENILGQLTRYLAQPDRELPAMQTPQRIACPELRIMGMSWQQEDEGTIAQMWQRFVPREGEIDRLHDPIGTFGVCQPLEDGQWRYIAGLPVGADAPLVAGMVELRIPARDYARVEHHGTVTTLPETFRAAYSEWLPAAGMAPAEGIEFEYCGERFFGPMDPRSVVEIYIPLHDPD is encoded by the coding sequence ATGCTTACCATCGGACAAATGGCCCGCAGCCACGGGCTCACCACCAAGACCTTGCGTCATTACGACAGCATTGGATTGTTCAGCCCGGCAGTCACCGGGCGTGACAACGGCTATCGCTATTACCGCCCGGAGCAGATTGTCACGCTTGGGCGGATCATCTGGCTCAAACAATTGGGCATGGCGCTGGAAGACATTCGTACCCTTGCCTCAGGTGGAGGCCTGGACAGCGTCATCAACCTGCGCGAGTCCCTTGAAAACCACGCTCGGCAGTTGAAGGCCGATATCCAGCGTAGCGAAAACATCCTGGGACAACTGACCCGCTACCTCGCGCAACCGGATCGTGAATTACCCGCCATGCAGACACCTCAGCGCATTGCCTGCCCCGAGTTGCGCATCATGGGGATGTCCTGGCAGCAGGAAGATGAAGGCACCATCGCCCAGATGTGGCAGCGCTTCGTACCACGGGAAGGTGAGATCGATCGGCTGCACGACCCGATCGGCACCTTCGGTGTATGCCAACCGCTGGAGGACGGCCAGTGGCGCTATATCGCCGGACTGCCGGTGGGTGCCGATGCGCCTCTGGTCGCAGGCATGGTCGAGCTGCGGATACCGGCGCGTGACTATGCCCGCGTTGAACACCACGGCACCGTCACCACGTTGCCGGAAACCTTCCGCGCCGCCTACAGCGAATGGCTGCCCGCTGCCGGCATGGCACCGGCCGAAGGCATCGAGTTCGAATACTGCGGAGAACGTTTCTTCGGCCCGATGGACCCGCGCAGCGTGGTTGAAATCTACATTCCGTTGCACGACCCGGATTGA
- a CDS encoding methyl-accepting chemotaxis protein, with protein sequence MRDLSRHMQTAGEGIEALNEQSQVIGTIVKTISGIAEQTNLLALNAAIEAARAGEQGRGFAVVADEVRQLASRTSQATEEIVGVVRQNQDMARNAVALMTDGKLQAEQGLALAAEAGTVIVEIQDGAQKVVNAVGQFANQLSS encoded by the coding sequence ATGCGCGACCTGTCGCGGCACATGCAGACCGCCGGCGAAGGCATCGAAGCGCTGAACGAGCAATCGCAGGTGATCGGCACCATCGTCAAGACCATCAGCGGCATTGCCGAGCAGACCAACCTGCTGGCGCTCAACGCCGCCATTGAAGCTGCCCGTGCAGGCGAGCAGGGCCGTGGTTTTGCGGTGGTGGCCGACGAAGTGCGGCAACTGGCCTCGCGCACCAGCCAGGCGACCGAGGAAATCGTTGGTGTGGTGCGTCAGAACCAGGACATGGCGCGCAACGCCGTGGCGCTGATGACCGACGGCAAGCTTCAGGCCGAGCAAGGGCTGGCGCTGGCGGCAGAGGCCGGTACGGTGATCGTCGAGATCCAGGATGGCGCGCAGAAAGTAGTGAACGCGGTCGGCCAGTTCGCCAACCAGTTGTCCAGCTGA
- the ggt gene encoding gamma-glutamyltransferase → MFPALPLKRFRLPALTLIVSAFTLTACNAPPSSTLPLAPEAASGYRTDLQASHAEKHMAAAANPLAAEAGREMLRQGGSAIDAAIAMQAVLTLVEPQSSGIGGGAMIVLWDGKQVRTYDGRETAPSGATEKLFLQADGKPMPFPQAQIGGRSVGTPGVMRALELAHKQQGRLPWATLFAPAIKLAEQGFAISPRLHSLLESDPVVRRSPDMARYFLNNDGSVKAVGTRLQNPALAAVLKRIANEGADALYKGPIAEEIVAKVQGHANPGSLSLNDLQHYQAKERAPLCTDYKRWQVCGMPPPSSGGIAVAQILGTLQALETRDPRLSLTPLKPVKTDKPAGLEPAPQAVHLIAEAERLAYADRAQYVADTDFVPVPVKGLVDPGYLASRASLIGERSMGTAKPGTPPGVQVAYAPDRSPLRISTSQVVAVDDFGGAVSMTTTIEAAFGSHLMVQGFLLNNQMTDFSFIPEENGQKVANHVEPGKRPRSSMAPTLIFDRSSGEFVATVGSPGGSQIIEYVAKTTVGLLDWNLDPQSAISLPNFGSRNGPTELEQGQFTPALIQALKDKGHSVSEIDMTSGTQAIVRVKDAQGKATLVGGADPRREGEALGD, encoded by the coding sequence GTGTTTCCAGCCCTGCCCCTGAAACGCTTTCGCCTGCCGGCCCTGACGCTGATCGTCAGCGCCTTCACCCTCACCGCCTGCAATGCACCACCCTCCTCGACCTTGCCGCTGGCGCCGGAAGCCGCCTCTGGTTACCGCACCGACCTGCAAGCCAGCCATGCCGAAAAACACATGGCCGCCGCTGCCAATCCGCTGGCTGCCGAAGCCGGTCGCGAGATGTTGCGTCAGGGTGGCTCGGCCATCGATGCCGCCATCGCGATGCAAGCCGTGTTGACCCTGGTCGAACCGCAGTCCTCCGGGATCGGCGGTGGCGCGATGATCGTGCTGTGGGATGGCAAGCAGGTGCGCACCTACGACGGTCGCGAAACCGCACCGTCCGGCGCGACCGAGAAGCTGTTCCTGCAGGCCGATGGAAAACCGATGCCGTTCCCGCAGGCGCAGATCGGCGGACGCTCTGTCGGCACACCGGGTGTGATGCGTGCGCTGGAGCTGGCGCACAAACAACAGGGCCGCTTGCCGTGGGCGACATTGTTTGCACCGGCAATCAAACTGGCCGAACAGGGCTTTGCGATCTCCCCTCGCCTGCATTCGCTGCTGGAATCCGACCCGGTGGTGCGTCGTTCGCCGGACATGGCCAGGTATTTCTTGAACAACGACGGCAGCGTCAAAGCCGTTGGCACCCGACTGCAAAACCCGGCGTTGGCCGCCGTGCTCAAACGCATCGCCAACGAAGGTGCGGACGCTCTGTACAAAGGCCCGATCGCCGAAGAAATCGTGGCCAAGGTTCAGGGCCACGCCAACCCCGGCAGCCTGTCACTGAACGACCTTCAGCACTATCAGGCCAAGGAGCGCGCACCACTGTGCACCGACTACAAGCGCTGGCAGGTTTGCGGGATGCCGCCGCCGTCATCAGGCGGGATTGCGGTGGCGCAGATTCTCGGCACCTTGCAGGCGCTGGAAACCCGCGACCCACGCCTGTCCCTGACACCGCTCAAACCCGTGAAGACCGATAAGCCGGCGGGCCTCGAACCGGCGCCACAAGCCGTCCACCTGATCGCCGAAGCCGAACGACTGGCCTACGCCGACCGCGCGCAATATGTAGCCGATACCGACTTCGTACCGGTGCCGGTCAAAGGTCTGGTCGATCCGGGTTATCTGGCCAGCCGCGCGAGCCTGATCGGCGAACGCAGCATGGGTACCGCCAAGCCCGGTACCCCACCGGGCGTGCAGGTTGCCTACGCACCGGATCGCTCGCCGCTGCGCATCTCAACCTCGCAAGTGGTGGCGGTGGATGACTTCGGTGGCGCGGTGTCGATGACCACCACCATCGAAGCGGCATTCGGCTCGCACCTGATGGTTCAGGGCTTTTTGCTTAACAACCAGATGACCGACTTCTCGTTCATCCCCGAAGAGAACGGACAGAAAGTCGCCAACCACGTGGAACCCGGCAAACGCCCTCGCTCGTCGATGGCACCGACCCTGATCTTTGATCGCAGCAGCGGCGAGTTCGTCGCCACCGTCGGCTCTCCGGGCGGCTCGCAGATCATCGAATACGTGGCCAAAACCACCGTCGGCCTGCTCGACTGGAACCTCGACCCGCAAAGCGCCATCAGCCTGCCCAACTTCGGTAGCCGCAACGGTCCGACAGAACTGGAACAGGGCCAGTTCACCCCGGCACTGATCCAGGCGCTCAAGGACAAGGGCCATTCCGTCAGCGAAATCGACATGACCAGCGGCACCCAGGCCATCGTGCGGGTCAAGGATGCGCAGGGGAAGGCAACGCTGGTCGGTGGGGCGGATCCTCGGCGTGAGGGGGAAGCGTTGGGGGATTGA
- a CDS encoding bacteriocin immunity protein gives MKIYEKNISDYTEAEFIALLKELAKEDEEAENDDRADLLLLHFEKISEHPAGSDLIYYPEPGADSSPQGVTQIVKGWRATNGLPGFKQ, from the coding sequence GTGAAGATCTATGAAAAAAACATTTCTGACTACACAGAAGCCGAGTTCATTGCGCTGTTGAAAGAGCTCGCTAAAGAAGATGAAGAAGCCGAAAACGATGATCGGGCTGACTTGTTACTGCTGCACTTCGAGAAAATCAGCGAACACCCAGCTGGATCGGATCTGATCTATTACCCGGAGCCGGGTGCGGATAGCTCCCCTCAGGGTGTAACGCAAATTGTGAAAGGCTGGCGCGCCACCAACGGGCTGCCAGGCTTCAAGCAGTAA
- a CDS encoding flavin reductase family protein: MSESFRRPVPLNKAYRLLNHGPTVLVSAAHDGQRNIMAAAWAMPLDFEPPKVAVVLDKSTWTRQLLEASGTFVLNVPCVSQADIVQTVGSTSGLEINRDQGRDKFQAHGLQTFAGEQIEAPLLEGCVAWLECRLLPEPRNHEQYDLFLAEVIAAKADSRVFSDGRWHFEGHDELRTLHHVAGGNFLKIGDPVVGKNLDA; this comes from the coding sequence ATGAGCGAATCCTTCCGTCGCCCGGTTCCCCTGAACAAAGCCTACCGTTTGCTCAATCACGGGCCGACCGTGCTGGTCAGCGCCGCCCATGACGGGCAGCGCAACATCATGGCTGCCGCCTGGGCCATGCCGCTGGATTTCGAACCGCCGAAAGTCGCGGTGGTGCTGGACAAGTCGACCTGGACCCGGCAATTGCTCGAAGCGTCCGGCACCTTCGTTCTCAACGTTCCTTGCGTGAGTCAGGCCGACATTGTGCAGACCGTCGGTTCGACTTCGGGCCTCGAAATCAATCGTGATCAGGGCCGGGACAAGTTTCAGGCCCATGGCTTGCAGACTTTCGCTGGCGAGCAGATCGAGGCGCCGCTGCTCGAAGGCTGCGTGGCGTGGCTCGAGTGTCGGTTGCTGCCGGAGCCGCGCAATCATGAACAGTACGATCTGTTCCTGGCAGAGGTGATCGCGGCGAAGGCTGATTCGCGAGTCTTCAGCGACGGACGTTGGCATTTTGAAGGGCATGATGAACTGCGCACGCTGCACCATGTGGCTGGTGGGAATTTTCTGAAAATCGGCGATCCGGTGGTCGGTAAAAATCTGGACGCATGA